A portion of the Cydia fagiglandana chromosome 7, ilCydFagi1.1, whole genome shotgun sequence genome contains these proteins:
- the LOC134665814 gene encoding guanine nucleotide-binding protein-like 3 homolog isoform X2, whose amino-acid sequence MAKFKLKKPSKRQPARLRYKIEKKVKDHNRKLKKEAKKSNKSKKAKPVQIPNVCPFKEDILKEVEAVKKHKEEERQKRKELAKLEKQKKMEEKQNSKVSMNSLVANAEARGKVHDAFKGGEENDDVEFGKDRKQENSLKTYYREFKKVISEAEVILEVVDARDPLGTRCTQVEEAVRDAGKRLVLVLNKADLVPRTNLSAWLKYLRRSAPAVPFKASTQDQQHNLGRRKMKHIVKEKEMKGGACVGAELLMSLLGNYCRNKGIKTSITVGVVGLPNVGKSSIINSLNRSKACNVGSTPGVTKQMQTVQLDSKIKILDSPGIVFTAGAESDSSVALKNAIRVGSLKDPVTPATAILQRANKATLVDLYMIPEFSTPQEFFASVASRMGRYKKGGVPDQDAAARILLNDWNTGKVRYYTEPPETMDSEIHVDAKIVSAAGEEFDINAFEAMETEVMDALNDGNTTEAIKITSTGPVKALDEMQVDEDESSLLPKTLNIRSKLNKDHSEAKRAKVDPEMLLEGNTKLNKLRKQQFKKDKKKHARNEKVAVNLAGVLENVTLTSFKNTSKKDEYNFKEDFAM is encoded by the exons ATGGCAAAGTTCAAATTGA AAAAGCCTTCCAAAAGGCAACCAGCCCGCCTGCGCTACAAAATAGAGAAAAAAGTAAAAGACCACAATAGGAAACTGAAAAAGGAGGCAAAGAAGAGCAACAAATCCAAGAAGGCTAAACCTGTTCAGATTCCAAATGTGTGCCCGTTCAAGGAAGATATCTTGAAAGAAGTTGAAGCTGTGAAGAAACACAAAGAAGAAGAGAGGCAGAAGAGGAAAGAGTTGGCAAAGCTGgagaaacaaaagaaaatggAGGAAAAACAAAACAGCAAAGTCAGCATGAATTCTTTG GTAGCTAATGCCGAAGCCCGTGGCAAAGTCCATGATGCATTCAAAGGTGGTGAAGAAAATGATGATGTGGAGTTTGGCAAGGACAGAAAACAAGAGAACTCACTTAAGACCTATTATAGAGAGTTCAAGAAGGTTATATCAGAGGCCGAGGTCATTTTGGAAGTGGTTGATGCACGAGACCCTTTGG GAACCCGCTGCACACAAGTAGAAGAGGCAGTCAGAGACGCCGGCAAACGTCTAGTCCTAGTCCTCAACAAGGCAGACTTAGTGCCCCGCACCAATCTGTCTGCTTGGCTCAAGTATCTCCGCCGCTCGGCGCCCGCCGTGCCCTTTAAGGCTTCCACACAGGACCAGCAGCATAATCTGGGGAGGAGGAAAATGAAACATATTGTTAAAGAGAAGGAGATGAAAG GAGGAGCGTGTGTCGGCGCAGAGTTGCTAATGAGCCTCCTGGGCAACTACTGCCGCAACAAGGGCATCAAGACTTCCATCACAGTTGGCGTGGTCGGGCTGCCCAACGTTGGGAAAAGCTCCATCATCAACAGTCTGAACCGCTCCAAGGCATGCAATGTGGGCAGTACTCCTGGAGTCACCAA GCAAATGCAGACCGTCCAACTAGACTCCAAGATCAAGATCCTCGACAGCCCGGGCATAGTGTTCACCGCCGGAGCGGAGAGTGACTCCTCCGTGGCGCTCAAGAACGCCATCCGAGTGGGCAGCCTTAAAGATCCCGTGACCCCGGCGACTGCCATACTTCAGCGTGCTAACAAAGCTACCCTTGTTGATCTGTATATGATACCAGAGTTCAGCACGCCCCAA GAATTCTTCGCGTCGGTGGCGTCACGCATGGGCCGCTACAAGAAGGGCGGCGTGCCCGACCAGGACGCCGCCGCCAGGATCCTGCTCAACGACTGGAATACTGGCAAG GTCCGCTACTACACCGAGCCTCCAGAGACTATGGACTCGGAAATCCACGTGGACGCCAAAATCGTATCAGCGGCCGGCGAGGAGTTTGACATCAACGCCTTTGAAGCCATGGAGACTGAGGTCATGGACGCTCTCAACGATGGAAACACTACTGAGGCTATTAAG ATCACCAGCACTGGCCCAGTCAAAGCGCTAGACGAAATGCAAGTCGACGAGGACGAATCGAGTCTACTTCCTAAGACCCTCAACATAAGGTCCAAATTGAACAAAGACCATTCCGAAGCTAAGCGTGCCAAGGTCGACCCCGAAATGCTCCTAGAGGGCAACACCAAGCTGAACAAATTAAGAAAACAACAGTTTAAGAAAGATAAAAAGAAACACGCGAGGAATGAAAAGGTGGCAGTGAATTTAGCGGGCGTACTGGAAAATGTCACCTTGACGTCTTTTAAAAATACGAGTAAAAAGGACGAGTATAACTTTAAAGAGGACTTTGCTATGTAA
- the LOC134665814 gene encoding guanine nucleotide-binding protein-like 3 homolog isoform X3, with protein MAKFKLKKPSKRQPARLRYKIEKKVKDHNRKLKKEAKKSNKSKKAKPVQIPNVCPFKEDILKEVEAVKKHKEEERQKRKELAKLEKQKKMEEKQNSKVSMNSLVTNAEARGKVHDAFKGGEENDDVEFGKDRKQENSLKTYYREFKKVISEAEVILEVVDARDPLGTRCTQVEEAVRDAGKRLVLVLNKADLVPRTNLSAWLKYLRRSAPAVPFKASTQDQQHNLGRRKMKHIVKEKEMKGGACVGAELLMSLLGNYCRNKGIKTSITVGVVGLPNVGKSSIINSLNRSKACNVGSTPGVTKQMQTVQLDSKIKILDSPGIVFTAGAESDSSVALKNAIRVGSLKDPVTPATAILQRANKATLVDLYMIPEFSTPQEFFASVASRMGRYKKGGVPDQDAAARILLNDWNTGKVRYYTEPPETMDSEIHVDAKIVSAAGEEFDINAFEAMETEVMDALNDGNTTEGINIVHIM; from the exons ATGGCAAAGTTCAAATTGA AAAAGCCTTCCAAAAGGCAACCAGCCCGCCTGCGCTACAAAATAGAGAAAAAAGTAAAAGACCACAATAGGAAACTGAAAAAGGAGGCAAAGAAGAGCAACAAATCCAAGAAGGCTAAACCTGTTCAGATTCCAAATGTGTGCCCGTTCAAGGAAGATATCTTGAAAGAAGTTGAAGCTGTGAAGAAACACAAAGAAGAAGAGAGGCAGAAGAGGAAAGAGTTGGCAAAGCTGgagaaacaaaagaaaatggAGGAAAAACAAAACAGCAAAGTCAGCATGAATTCTTTGGTGA CTAATGCCGAAGCCCGTGGCAAAGTCCATGATGCATTCAAAGGTGGTGAAGAAAATGATGATGTGGAGTTTGGCAAGGACAGAAAACAAGAGAACTCACTTAAGACCTATTATAGAGAGTTCAAGAAGGTTATATCAGAGGCCGAGGTCATTTTGGAAGTGGTTGATGCACGAGACCCTTTGG GAACCCGCTGCACACAAGTAGAAGAGGCAGTCAGAGACGCCGGCAAACGTCTAGTCCTAGTCCTCAACAAGGCAGACTTAGTGCCCCGCACCAATCTGTCTGCTTGGCTCAAGTATCTCCGCCGCTCGGCGCCCGCCGTGCCCTTTAAGGCTTCCACACAGGACCAGCAGCATAATCTGGGGAGGAGGAAAATGAAACATATTGTTAAAGAGAAGGAGATGAAAG GAGGAGCGTGTGTCGGCGCAGAGTTGCTAATGAGCCTCCTGGGCAACTACTGCCGCAACAAGGGCATCAAGACTTCCATCACAGTTGGCGTGGTCGGGCTGCCCAACGTTGGGAAAAGCTCCATCATCAACAGTCTGAACCGCTCCAAGGCATGCAATGTGGGCAGTACTCCTGGAGTCACCAA GCAAATGCAGACCGTCCAACTAGACTCCAAGATCAAGATCCTCGACAGCCCGGGCATAGTGTTCACCGCCGGAGCGGAGAGTGACTCCTCCGTGGCGCTCAAGAACGCCATCCGAGTGGGCAGCCTTAAAGATCCCGTGACCCCGGCGACTGCCATACTTCAGCGTGCTAACAAAGCTACCCTTGTTGATCTGTATATGATACCAGAGTTCAGCACGCCCCAA GAATTCTTCGCGTCGGTGGCGTCACGCATGGGCCGCTACAAGAAGGGCGGCGTGCCCGACCAGGACGCCGCCGCCAGGATCCTGCTCAACGACTGGAATACTGGCAAG GTCCGCTACTACACCGAGCCTCCAGAGACTATGGACTCGGAAATCCACGTGGACGCCAAAATCGTATCAGCGGCCGGCGAGGAGTTTGACATCAACGCCTTTGAAGCCATGGAGACTGAG GTCATGGATGCGCTCAACGATGGAAACACTACTGAAGGTATTAACAttgtacatattatgtaa
- the LOC134665814 gene encoding guanine nucleotide-binding protein-like 3 homolog isoform X1 — MAKFKLKKPSKRQPARLRYKIEKKVKDHNRKLKKEAKKSNKSKKAKPVQIPNVCPFKEDILKEVEAVKKHKEEERQKRKELAKLEKQKKMEEKQNSKVSMNSLVTNAEARGKVHDAFKGGEENDDVEFGKDRKQENSLKTYYREFKKVISEAEVILEVVDARDPLGTRCTQVEEAVRDAGKRLVLVLNKADLVPRTNLSAWLKYLRRSAPAVPFKASTQDQQHNLGRRKMKHIVKEKEMKGGACVGAELLMSLLGNYCRNKGIKTSITVGVVGLPNVGKSSIINSLNRSKACNVGSTPGVTKQMQTVQLDSKIKILDSPGIVFTAGAESDSSVALKNAIRVGSLKDPVTPATAILQRANKATLVDLYMIPEFSTPQEFFASVASRMGRYKKGGVPDQDAAARILLNDWNTGKVRYYTEPPETMDSEIHVDAKIVSAAGEEFDINAFEAMETEVMDALNDGNTTEAIKITSTGPVKALDEMQVDEDESSLLPKTLNIRSKLNKDHSEAKRAKVDPEMLLEGNTKLNKLRKQQFKKDKKKHARNEKVAVNLAGVLENVTLTSFKNTSKKDEYNFKEDFAM, encoded by the exons ATGGCAAAGTTCAAATTGA AAAAGCCTTCCAAAAGGCAACCAGCCCGCCTGCGCTACAAAATAGAGAAAAAAGTAAAAGACCACAATAGGAAACTGAAAAAGGAGGCAAAGAAGAGCAACAAATCCAAGAAGGCTAAACCTGTTCAGATTCCAAATGTGTGCCCGTTCAAGGAAGATATCTTGAAAGAAGTTGAAGCTGTGAAGAAACACAAAGAAGAAGAGAGGCAGAAGAGGAAAGAGTTGGCAAAGCTGgagaaacaaaagaaaatggAGGAAAAACAAAACAGCAAAGTCAGCATGAATTCTTTGGTGA CTAATGCCGAAGCCCGTGGCAAAGTCCATGATGCATTCAAAGGTGGTGAAGAAAATGATGATGTGGAGTTTGGCAAGGACAGAAAACAAGAGAACTCACTTAAGACCTATTATAGAGAGTTCAAGAAGGTTATATCAGAGGCCGAGGTCATTTTGGAAGTGGTTGATGCACGAGACCCTTTGG GAACCCGCTGCACACAAGTAGAAGAGGCAGTCAGAGACGCCGGCAAACGTCTAGTCCTAGTCCTCAACAAGGCAGACTTAGTGCCCCGCACCAATCTGTCTGCTTGGCTCAAGTATCTCCGCCGCTCGGCGCCCGCCGTGCCCTTTAAGGCTTCCACACAGGACCAGCAGCATAATCTGGGGAGGAGGAAAATGAAACATATTGTTAAAGAGAAGGAGATGAAAG GAGGAGCGTGTGTCGGCGCAGAGTTGCTAATGAGCCTCCTGGGCAACTACTGCCGCAACAAGGGCATCAAGACTTCCATCACAGTTGGCGTGGTCGGGCTGCCCAACGTTGGGAAAAGCTCCATCATCAACAGTCTGAACCGCTCCAAGGCATGCAATGTGGGCAGTACTCCTGGAGTCACCAA GCAAATGCAGACCGTCCAACTAGACTCCAAGATCAAGATCCTCGACAGCCCGGGCATAGTGTTCACCGCCGGAGCGGAGAGTGACTCCTCCGTGGCGCTCAAGAACGCCATCCGAGTGGGCAGCCTTAAAGATCCCGTGACCCCGGCGACTGCCATACTTCAGCGTGCTAACAAAGCTACCCTTGTTGATCTGTATATGATACCAGAGTTCAGCACGCCCCAA GAATTCTTCGCGTCGGTGGCGTCACGCATGGGCCGCTACAAGAAGGGCGGCGTGCCCGACCAGGACGCCGCCGCCAGGATCCTGCTCAACGACTGGAATACTGGCAAG GTCCGCTACTACACCGAGCCTCCAGAGACTATGGACTCGGAAATCCACGTGGACGCCAAAATCGTATCAGCGGCCGGCGAGGAGTTTGACATCAACGCCTTTGAAGCCATGGAGACTGAGGTCATGGACGCTCTCAACGATGGAAACACTACTGAGGCTATTAAG ATCACCAGCACTGGCCCAGTCAAAGCGCTAGACGAAATGCAAGTCGACGAGGACGAATCGAGTCTACTTCCTAAGACCCTCAACATAAGGTCCAAATTGAACAAAGACCATTCCGAAGCTAAGCGTGCCAAGGTCGACCCCGAAATGCTCCTAGAGGGCAACACCAAGCTGAACAAATTAAGAAAACAACAGTTTAAGAAAGATAAAAAGAAACACGCGAGGAATGAAAAGGTGGCAGTGAATTTAGCGGGCGTACTGGAAAATGTCACCTTGACGTCTTTTAAAAATACGAGTAAAAAGGACGAGTATAACTTTAAAGAGGACTTTGCTATGTAA